Proteins found in one Candidatus Neomarinimicrobiota bacterium genomic segment:
- a CDS encoding TetR/AcrR family transcriptional regulator: protein MNNNSNSDTLSRKDRERQRHRHEIIEAAVHLFARNGFNETKLEDVAALAEFGKGTIYNYFENKGDLLLSSIKFAIEDAQRYLQDQLRDVDDVIERLSLIVIAQFDYYDQNEDYMRLMVSQHRNIVQEMTHMNNSGLYKEKLKLSNMLVKEFQRAIDTNRIKPGSAKSYTNYLLGMIHGQVRGLSSGEIEKDEINPKEIVDIFLYGASHA, encoded by the coding sequence ATGAATAATAATTCAAATTCAGATACACTAAGTCGTAAAGACAGAGAGCGACAACGACACCGTCACGAGATCATCGAGGCAGCTGTACACTTATTTGCCAGAAATGGGTTCAACGAAACAAAGCTTGAGGATGTAGCTGCTTTGGCTGAGTTCGGAAAGGGTACGATCTACAATTATTTTGAGAATAAGGGTGATCTTTTACTTTCCAGTATCAAGTTTGCGATTGAAGATGCCCAAAGATATCTCCAGGATCAATTACGTGATGTTGACGATGTGATTGAGCGTCTCAGTCTTATTGTAATTGCGCAATTCGATTATTATGATCAAAACGAAGACTACATGCGTCTTATGGTATCCCAGCATAGAAATATTGTCCAAGAAATGACGCACATGAACAACTCTGGATTGTATAAAGAAAAGTTGAAGCTTAGCAATATGCTCGTGAAAGAATTCCAACGAGCCATAGATACCAATAGGATCAAACCAGGATCAGCAAAATCTTATACCAATTACTTGCTTGGGATGATCCATGGACAGGTTAGAGGGCTTAGTTCGGGCGAGATTGAGAAAGATGAGATCAATCCGAAGGAAATCGTCGACATCTTTTTATATGGAGCAAGTCATGCATAA
- a CDS encoding histone deacetylase: MRFEYLQPMINIFYTDRFLQHDTGFGHPERPERLKACVEGIQKSNQISEIKWVAPRQATPEELQLVHTKAHILNVKNTAERGGFSMDPDTMVSPESYDIALRSTGAWLDGVDHLVDQKESSFVLSRPPGHHAEADHAMGFCLFNNCAIAANYAMYVKGIDRVAILDWDVHHGNGTQHTLEAERNMAYCSLHQWPYFPGTGAEYEKGEYNNVLNIPVSIGSGKETYYSAFDKKVLPFLKSWEPELLIVSAGFDASKNDPIGGMQLLPEHFAEFTRYCLDITPHLLVGLEGGYDLTDLADCSRAVAEVLIEHER; encoded by the coding sequence ATGAGATTTGAATATCTTCAGCCCATGATAAATATTTTCTATACCGATCGGTTCCTGCAACACGATACCGGATTTGGTCATCCTGAAAGACCTGAGCGACTGAAAGCTTGTGTTGAGGGCATCCAAAAGAGTAATCAGATCAGCGAGATCAAATGGGTCGCACCACGCCAAGCCACACCTGAAGAACTACAATTAGTTCATACTAAAGCCCATATTCTTAATGTCAAGAATACTGCCGAACGTGGTGGTTTTAGTATGGATCCGGATACGATGGTAAGTCCTGAGAGTTATGATATCGCCCTGCGTAGTACTGGCGCCTGGCTGGACGGTGTGGATCATCTGGTTGATCAAAAAGAATCATCTTTCGTTCTCTCTCGACCACCTGGCCATCATGCTGAGGCAGACCATGCCATGGGGTTTTGCCTGTTTAACAATTGTGCCATCGCCGCTAACTATGCCATGTATGTTAAAGGCATAGATCGGGTTGCAATTCTGGATTGGGATGTCCACCATGGAAACGGGACCCAGCACACTCTGGAAGCTGAACGAAATATGGCCTACTGCTCCCTGCACCAATGGCCCTATTTTCCCGGAACCGGGGCAGAATACGAAAAGGGTGAGTATAACAATGTTTTGAATATACCTGTATCCATAGGTTCTGGAAAAGAAACCTACTACTCGGCCTTTGATAAAAAGGTACTTCCCTTTCTCAAAAGTTGGGAACCGGAACTCCTGATCGTCAGTGCCGGCTTTGATGCCAGCAAGAACGACCCAATAGGTGGCATGCAACTCTTACCAGAACACTTTGCTGAATTTACCAGATATTGCTTGGATATCACACCGCATCTCCTGGTTGGCCTGGAAGGTGGCTATGATCTCACCGATCTGGCAGATTGCTCCCGGGCAGTGGCTGAGGTCCTGATCGAGCATGAACGCTAA
- a CDS encoding DASS family sodium-coupled anion symporter: protein MLDTRRQAARLIGKLEISSTRSLAKLVISALVAAVITFLPNYTGLEPAPMWALFILLFAAGLWVSEAIPAFAVAILIIGLEILILGRPGGVFATGAKDWQIFIAPWASPIMWLFMGGFVLGQAAQTTGLDRMMARFVLQGFGTRPSIILLGAMGITFLFSMFMSNTATTAMMMSVMAPVIAALDKKDPFAKALLLGIPFSANVGGMATIIGSPPNAIAAGLLSEKHNIDFIHWMMAGLPPALILFFIIWLYLKFAHPSMNKSLDLRGLEWETRTGSLLPMWKRLLVFPVFMVTVLLWMTGPLHGMPTAVVSFLPITIFAVAGILTITEVRRLQWDVLLLLAGGLSLGVAIQKTGLAEWLLGLLPIGSLGLMALAFLLAYITTLLSNFMSNTAATNILAPLGMAVAVGFEPFIVIPLAVGASAAMCLPISTPPNAIAFATGDLKSTDFLKGGLLMGILGPAVAVIWIFWLLG, encoded by the coding sequence ATGCTAGATACTAGAAGACAGGCAGCTCGATTAATAGGGAAATTGGAGATCTCTTCCACCAGGAGTCTGGCAAAGCTGGTGATATCCGCCTTGGTTGCGGCAGTCATTACTTTTCTTCCGAATTACACAGGACTCGAACCAGCTCCCATGTGGGCGCTCTTTATCCTGCTCTTTGCCGCTGGTTTATGGGTTAGTGAAGCTATCCCGGCCTTTGCAGTGGCCATCCTGATCATCGGTCTGGAAATCTTGATCCTGGGTCGTCCAGGTGGTGTTTTTGCCACTGGAGCCAAGGACTGGCAAATATTCATTGCTCCCTGGGCCAGCCCCATCATGTGGCTGTTTATGGGCGGCTTTGTCCTGGGTCAAGCAGCCCAAACCACTGGGTTGGACCGCATGATGGCCCGTTTCGTCTTGCAAGGTTTCGGTACCCGCCCCTCCATCATCCTCCTGGGCGCCATGGGTATCACCTTTCTATTTTCCATGTTCATGTCCAACACAGCCACAACTGCCATGATGATGTCGGTCATGGCTCCCGTCATCGCCGCCCTGGACAAGAAGGACCCTTTTGCAAAAGCACTCTTGCTAGGTATCCCTTTTTCGGCCAATGTGGGTGGCATGGCCACTATTATTGGTAGTCCACCGAATGCCATTGCTGCCGGACTTTTATCTGAAAAGCACAATATTGATTTTATCCACTGGATGATGGCTGGATTACCACCTGCCCTGATTTTATTCTTTATAATTTGGCTCTATCTGAAATTTGCTCATCCTTCAATGAATAAGAGTCTGGATCTACGCGGACTGGAATGGGAAACCCGCACGGGGTCATTGCTGCCCATGTGGAAACGGCTCCTGGTTTTCCCGGTTTTCATGGTGACTGTTTTACTTTGGATGACCGGCCCCCTGCATGGCATGCCTACTGCCGTTGTATCTTTTCTACCCATTACCATTTTTGCAGTAGCGGGAATTCTGACCATCACAGAAGTACGTCGTCTCCAATGGGATGTATTATTGCTACTGGCTGGTGGGTTGTCATTAGGAGTGGCCATTCAAAAAACCGGTTTGGCCGAATGGCTGTTAGGTTTACTACCCATTGGATCGCTGGGTCTGATGGCTCTGGCATTTCTGCTGGCCTATATCACCACATTGTTGTCCAATTTTATGAGCAATACGGCCGCCACCAATATCCTGGCGCCGCTGGGAATGGCTGTGGCAGTTGGATTTGAGCCCTTTATTGTCATCCCCCTGGCCGTTGGCGCTTCGGCCGCGATGTGCTTACCGATCTCGACACCTCCCAATGCCATTGCTTTTGCAACAGGCGACCTTAAATCCACTGATTTTCTAAAAGGTG